AGGCCCCTGTTTCGGTGCCAATGGCCTGGACGAAGAAtaaaagggggaaaaggtACACGGCCACACGCGATGCGATCGGAAGGGCGGCATGTATACTGACCGTGCAAATGTTGCAGTTGCAGCGAACAGGTTGATACCTATCTTGCTCGAGATTGAAGCGTCCGTTGTCATCCACGGCTCAGTGATCCAATggccccccacccccccgtCGCGTCATTAAGGAGAGATAGAGATAGAATGCAGACTGTACTGTACATACGTACTTGTCGATACATGTGCCTCGGGCGAACGCCCAGTCTTAGCTCTTCGGTGACAACGGTCCGACATGGGAGAATCAGAGGAGGCTCGCCTGGGGACGGACGTCCTGGGCGAAAACACCATCCCGTCCCCCCGTGtgtcgacatcctcgtcccATGTTGACGTGACGTTCGTCTCGCGCTGGTGTTTGTCCCATCTCTTGATGCCGGGATCCTTGTACTTTGTACACAATGTACGAAGTACCGTAGCCACCAAGTAGGGGTCCTCCTTTTGCCTAAAGTTGCGAAGGTCGtccaggtaggtaggtatccatccccatccccataCAGAGAGCAGCATTATGTGATGAATGGCATTTTAAATTGCGctgcttcttgcccttcCCACTTCTTATAAGTATCGTGGCAGCACCTCACTTCCCGTCTGTCTGTTCAATCCGCCTCTTGCTCTTCTGTCTCTCCGTCTCTGTGCATCACCCTTGCTCTCCTCTGCTCAACCACCACATCTACACCCACTGCTGCCGAGTGGTTGGTTTCTCCGCCCTGTTAGTACTATTAGACCCGCAACCCTGCTGCTTTCAGAAGAAGCCAAATACCAACAACTCTTAGAACCTCCTATCGACATCACCCATCATGTCTCTTCCCAGCGACTTCGTTTGGGGCTTTGCCACCGCTTCGTACGTACCTCACCTGGTTGTGCCAAATCCTTTCCCATCAAGAGATTTATTTTCGGGCCTCCTCCCGAATCCCTGGTCGTTGTCACCCCGTCACCAGTCACCATGCATATTCGCGCCGCCTTCCGCCGACATCCCAATGCGGACGACTAACAAGcatccctcccctcctcccatcAGCCTTCGCCGTTTTccctccgtcttccccgCCTGCAAATCCCAACTCACTGTTTTCCTCCACTCactacttcttcttccccccccccccccccacccccgtccccccttcatcctccGCTCTTGATAAGCGAGCCCAACAGCATGGCATGCCGGACCCTTGCTGACGCTATTTCCCTCCTGCCGCAGATACCAGATTGAGGGtgccgccgagaaggacggcCGTGGCCCTTCCATCTGGGACACCTTCAGCGCCATTCCCGGCAAGATCGCCGACGGAagctccggcgccgtcgcctgcGACTCGTACAACCGCACCGCTGAGGACATTGCTCTGCTCAAGTCCGTCGGCGCCAACACCTACCGCTTCTCTCTTGCCTGGTCCAGGATCATTCCAGTCGGCGGCCGCAACGACCCCATCAACCAGGCCGGCATCGATCACTACGTCAagttcgtcgacgacctcctcgacgccggcatcacCCCCTTCATCACCCTCTTCCACTGGGACCTCCCCGATGGCCTCGACAAGCGCTACGGCGGCCTCCTGAACCGCGAAGAGTTCCCCCTCGACTTCGAGCACTACGCCCGCGTCGTCTTCAAGGCTATCCCCAAGTGCAAGAACTGGATCACCTTCAACGAGCCCTGGTGCTCCTCCATCCTCGGCTACAGCTCCGGCTTCTTCGCCCCCGGCCACACCTCAGACCGCACCAAGTCCCCCGTCGGCGACTCGGCCCGCGAGCCCTGGATCGTCGGGCacaacctcctcgtcgcccacgGCCGCGCCGTCAAGGTCTACCGCGACGAGTTCAAGCCCACCGACGGTGGCCAGATCGGCATCACCCTCAACGGCGACGCCACCTACCCCTGGGACCCCGAGGAccccgaggacgtcgaggcctCGGACCGCAAGATCGAGTTCGCCATCTCCTGGTTCGCCGACCCCATCTACTTCGGCAAGTACCCCGATTCCATGCGCAAGCAGCTCGGCGACCGCCTGCCCGAGTTCACCCCCGAGGAGCTCGCTTTGGTCAAGGGTTCCAACGACTTTTACGGCATGAACCACTACACCGCCAACTACATCAAGCACAAGTCCACCCcgcccgaggaggacgacttCCTCGGCAACCTCGAGACTCTCTTCGAGTCCAAGAACGGCGACAACATCGGCCCCGAGACCCAGTCCTTCTGGCTGCGCCCCAACCCTCAGGGCTTCCGCAACCTCCTCGTCTGGCTCTCCAAGCGCTACAACTACCCGACCATCTACGTCACCGAGAACGGTACCTCCCTCAAGGGCGAGAACGACATGCCCCTCGAGCagatcctcgaggacgacttCCGCGTCAAGTACTTTGACGACTACGTC
The genomic region above belongs to Colletotrichum higginsianum IMI 349063 chromosome 2, whole genome shotgun sequence and contains:
- a CDS encoding Glycosyl hydrolase family 1, which produces MSLPSDFVWGFATASYQIEGAAEKDGRGPSIWDTFSAIPGKIADGSSGAVACDSYNRTAEDIALLKSVGANTYRFSLAWSRIIPVGGRNDPINQAGIDHYVKFVDDLLDAGITPFITLFHWDLPDGLDKRYGGLLNREEFPLDFEHYARVVFKAIPKCKNWITFNEPWCSSILGYSSGFFAPGHTSDRTKSPVGDSAREPWIVGHNLLVAHGRAVKVYRDEFKPTDGGQIGITLNGDATYPWDPEDPEDVEASDRKIEFAISWFADPIYFGKYPDSMRKQLGDRLPEFTPEELALVKGSNDFYGMNHYTANYIKHKSTPPEEDDFLGNLETLFESKNGDNIGPETQSFWLRPNPQGFRNLLVWLSKRYNYPTIYVTENGTSLKGENDMPLEQILEDDFRVKYFDDYVRAMADASEKDGVNVKGYMAWSLMDNFEWAEGYETRFGVTFVDYENDQKRYPKKSAKSLKPLFDSLIKKE